The region atatatatatatctctctatctatatatatatatatatatatatatatatctctctatctatatatatatatatatatatatatatatctctctctatctatatatatatatatatatatatatctctctctatctatatatatatatatatatatatatatctctatctatctctatctatatatatatatatatatatatatatatctctctatctatatatatatatatatatatatatatatatatctctatctatctctatctatatatatatatatatatatctctatctatctctatctatatatatatatatatatatatatatatatatctatctatctatatctatatatatatatctatcaggtAGATTTGTTGAGTTGCCTGTTTATCTTCATACAATTATTGCACAGAACCTATTGTGTCATAGCTTAGACATTTTCTATTGACATGTCTGTAAATAATAATTGCATACACATCACATTCAGGTGTGACATCCTGATTATACACAGATGAGTGGTGTTATATAGGCTGCTTCTGCAGGAGATGTGTGTCTGGCATAGATTGCTTTCGTAGCTGATATTTAGGTTTTTTCTTGTATACACACAAGTTGTGTGGTGTACAGTCTTCAGCAGAGGTGTTGCAATCTTTATACACTTTTGGATGTTGCAGATCTTGTTTCgagactaagggtacaaacccacttgacgtatttgctgcgtgaatcagtcttaaaaataagcaggcaaaacacaggttggctttatacaattgttctgcgttaaaatacgcaatcgcgtatttttgaagcgtgaagcttgttgttagcaaagcatcagttgttaacaacctgtgcgaacgcatgtagcttcacgcttcaaaaatacgcaattgcgtattttaacgcagaacaattgcataaagccaacctgcgttttgcctgcttatttttaagactgattcacgcagcaaatacgtcaagtgggtttgtaccctaagggggagaattatcaaactggtgtaaaatagttgtcttagtcgcccctagcaaccaatcagattacacttttcattcctcacagattccttgaaaacggaaaggtggaatctggttgctagtggcaactgagacaattctacgttacaccagtttaataaatctccccctaagtgttctaTAAGTCCCTGTTCACACATCCATGGATGAGGCTGTATTGCACAGCCCACAATATTCATtggcccatagacttgtatgtgtCCTCTACAGTCTGGAGTTGCGGACTGCAAAGTATGGCTTTGTGGTCAAGGCCTAACTTTTAGGCTTTGTTTACTTTGGTTGTAATTTTAGCGAAATCCAGGAGTGTTAAAAAATaacacatgcatatatatatatatatatatatatatatatatatatatatatatatatatatgcatattttATCTACTTATCACACAGATGGGAAACTTTGGGTCctgagctttggctgtccaggcatgatgagaagtGCAGTTTTTCAAAaggtggagggccacaggttcccctccctgctctgtatgGTTAAGATTGGAAGACGCTAAAGGCCAGGAGACTTGCACTCATGTTCCTACAGCCAGTCAATGACCCGTGTCATGGTGAACTGTCCTGTCATAGGAgaaactgctgccatgaagggaTGAACCTTCTTagccacaattagagatgagcgaatttacaataaTAACCAAGAGAAgggcttcattatctctgcaatgccttttaactcactgccgctcctcactgggaaaacctggatccagtcctgggaaactgctcccagtttcccaggactcaaaccagcttttcccagcacctggggaggagcggcagtgagttaaatGGAAGCAGGTTGATGAGGGTATTGTAGAGATAATGAAGCCCTTCTGttggttattactgtaaattcgctcatctttagcccCAATGCTTTAGATacttagggggatatttatcaaacatggtgtaaagtgaaactggctcagttgcccctagcaaccaatcagattccacctttcattttccaaagagtgtgaggaatgaaaggtggaatctgattggttgctaggggcaactgagccagtttcactttacactatgtttgataaatcccccccttactGTCCAAATTTCCATCCACCCATGGtgtaatatagatgtatatattacTGTAGTGTAGGGTGTAAGCTTTGTAGTGGTTACACTTTTCCAAATCCTGGTAGCAACTggtttgggggcactatatgtacTGTGTTATAGTGTATCTTAAAAAAGTAATACGAGTTAAAAGAAATGGATCCCCTTTTCCTATTGTTATTTCTAGGATGTGTCCGGTATTGCAACTAAATGAATGTGAATGGCCGTGCCATGCAACGACCACAAGAATGGCGATTTTTCTTGAAAAAGAGCTGGACCCTTTCTCAAATCTTGGCTGACCTTTTTAAGCACACTTTAGATAGCTATAGGCCAAATAGGTGGCATCTATACCGCTCAACAACAATCCCACCCACCGCGTGCACACACACATTTGACTCAGCAGAGTGTCCATATGTtctggagggggagagggaaacaACCTTTTGGCAGTGACTTATCTGACACATACACAAAATATTTTGCATATTGAACTCCAGCACACCAGCATCTCTTTCCCCCTTGCTCCTATCCCCTTTAGATAACCATCTGAACCTGCTTAAATCAGTTTTTGGATGACATTTTCCTAATATGAGTATGAGGGCCCTCTAGCGGTTATCGGGTTCACAGTTAAAAGCATTTCCTTGTATCATCATGTAAATTTTACTAAGCCGTGCGACGTGTGTAAAGCCCATTCACAAAACTGCATACCTTAAGTAAACACTGTTGTAGTACAGCTAAGGTCACAGTAAACCAGATCATCCAGTATTGATACAATCTCCCCGTAGCAAATCAATCTATGACCAGTATAAATGCTATAAAACCTGCTCTACAGAATAAGCGTACATCAAGTACCGATTAGATATCTGACTaatacccatacactgtgccagaCTCATACTCGCTGTTTTCAGATaggtttaataaaataaaaagctgtAGTAGTAAAACCAATAAGTTAAACTATAAATAGGCAAACTATACAATATAAAATGTGTAGAACAACATTAAATGACAATAAAAACGAATTTCTTCTTAACCAGAAGGCTAAGACAACCATATTACGCCTTAGAGAGTTGAATCTTTTCGGCAATAACACACCAGTTAGAATGGTCAAAAAAAGTCTGAACAACACGAAGCTCGGGAATGCATTGTTCTATGAGGTCACTGAGCTCGCCCTGCTTGAATATATGATAGTAACGTAGACAGCCATTATTTACGCCTTGCAGATGATCCGCTGAAACCATCTTATGATCTTGGTTACTGTCTCTCTTGATTTTAGTTTTATGTTCACCGGAGTTTGTAAGATTAACTTGCGGATCAGTCGATTGTCTGTATTTAGATCCCAGATCTGGTAGAGGGACCACACTGAGATCATTCATGATTTTATTGCAAAGTTCTACATCGGGAGACTTCCATGAAGTCACGTTATTGGTCGGTGATCTTAACAATTCCACAACCCCGTTGGTATTGTTCTCAAGTTTTTGCACCTGATTTGGAACAAATTCTCCATAGTTCTTAAAGAAATGCGAAGGCCTAGGGGAAATTGTATTTCTTCCTCTCGTGATGTCAATGTAGAGATTATACAGTCGACGGAATATGCTTCCATGGTTTTGCCCACTGGTCTTGGACTCAGGAGTCTCATTCAATCCTGAGTCTAAGGATTGAGCTAAGAACTGGGATGAATGAAGATCACTCTGATATAGTGAAGGTTGGTGATCTAGAAATGAGGAGCTTTTTGTTCTTTGCTTTGCGGAGGTATGGACCTTGTTGAACCGCTGATTCAAGGAGATGGTTTTGAGGTCCGGTTGCCAGGAGTTCCGTAGTTTGTCGGATAGGTTTTGTGTATCAGGCTCCATGTTCCAAGGTATTAGTAAATCTTGATTCTTAAACTTTCTTCTTTTCTGTTCCATTGCccacacatatatcatcatttGTCCACCAACTTTCAATATCCGAGTCATCTCTTTAATAGCTAGAATGCGACGTTCCTTTGTTGAAAAATGGTGAATCACTGTGTAAGCCCAAAAACAAGAAGttagtgtttttttatatatactgtgtatatatattatatatatacacatacatatataatctCAAACCCAACCTGAAATTCTTCTGAAAGGCTTGGCTCACTTTTTCACCATTTTAGCCAATGGCCACACTGCAAGTTTCTGTAGAACTAAAAGATTGATTTTACTTATCAGACTGTGGGGCATAGCAATATATCGAGTTGTATGCGGACAACAGCTGGAGCTTTAAAAGCTCAATCTtgcagtgcagggatggggaacccgcagcttttccagctgttgcaaaactacaattccctgcctggacagccaaagcactGTTgcagcatgataggaattgtagttttgcaacagctggtggggtgcaggttccccaaccctgttgtagcactaaaaaaaaaaaaaaaaaaaaaaaagttgcagtgtGGCTCTGGCCCTAAGGACATGCTGTCAATGAATGCAAGCATTCTAAAAACCTGCCCAGCTAAGTCATAATTCACACATAATATTGACCTAAATATGCATCCGTATTTGTAACCCAAAGCGAGTCCAAAACACAGTAGAGGTTGAAATCTTTTCTTTATTTAAATATGACCTACATATGAAAGTGTAAATGAGCAGCACAGACAAAACCCACCAATGCCAGATACAGAAATATAAATAATTTTACTTCCTCCATTGGAATTGGTGTATCTTACTGACATggcgctccctgctgccacctctctctcaATGTCAGGAAGGAGTAAACCTGCTCTGGTTAATTCCAGAAACAGGTGACAatctgcgaaatccgctgcagatcactTGCCTTTGATTTTCAAGAAgataacatactcgcagcgggattgacatccctctgtgagtatgtaagtgacagctccatgggcgggttcacactacgcaattCTCGCGAacaatgtccgtggaattccttcagctgtccgcccgcacgggcatgcGCTTTTCCgcaggctccatagacaccattctatgggccggcgtattccgcgatccgctaaaagaagtgacatgacacttctttcagcgtatagcggaatacgccggcccatagaatggtgtctaaggggcctgcggaaaggcgcccagatgtgcgggcggacagctgacggagttccgcggacattgtccgcgagaattccgtagtgtgaacttgcCCCATTACCTCTCGCCggccacagcatacattacctgctccacgatcaggcttgcttcgggggctcctgccgtctggatgtcccactcagccactcaATCAGTAAGACGTCCAGCCGCAAACCCCAGAAGCAAGCCCGATCAtggagcaggtaatatatgctctggttggcggggggttaagggagctgtcacttacatactcgcagcaggatgtcaatcccactgcgagtaatcacaggcaagggatctgcagcggattccaCTGTATATTCGCagcgttaaatctgctgcggatctgttgtgTGAATCTAGCCCTCTTTCCTCTCACTAACAGTTCATACCAATTTTGGGTTGCAAATTTAATTGTTCCTATTGAATGTACATGTCCAACTGTTCAGTGTTTCAGTACTTTTTGCACAACTTGCTGTTCTCTAACAAGGAGCTTGTTAGTTGATGCTTGGTGGTGTTTCAGTGTGGgccaatacagaactgccctacagtCGCATCATTAGGGAAcaactgctggagactggaggaccttACATTCTCCAGAcctaaatcccatagaaaacctacagGATCAGCTGTATCACTGTATAGAGGCtcataactctgtaccccagaacctcaatgacctgagggaCACCCTTTAAGAAGAATGGGATATGGCAGACAATAATGCGAGGTccttgtcaagctgtaattgatgctcatgacaagttattgagacagtAACATTTTTGTTGGGGTATGCCCACTACTGGTGTtggctttatttaaaaaaattgtttgtgatgAGGAGATCACTATTGTTTTTACTTCCATGCCCTACTTCCATGATACAGTATCACTGGCCAGAGAGCTCTATGGTTTCCATAAATCTCTCTCAAAGTCAATATCCCTAACTTCTTGTGAGTATTTATTCATATTAGTCTTTGTAATATGAAATGCAGATTGCATGTTAAATTACAAAGTATTACTTTACAGAGTTTATATAGTAAATTTATATAATAGATAGAGGTATTTGCCTGCAGCAAATTTCTAGATGCATTGGCTACATgatacctgagattttttaagcTACTACATAAAAAATACGTGCTAGGTATCTACCAAAGTCTGCTCGCTAAGAAATCTGCATCCTAAAGGCTAGATGGTGAAAAACAACCTTCTGTAACTCACCAGCTATAGACAGGACAGCATCGAAACAGCCATCTCTGTACGGGAGCCGCAGACCATCACACGCCATGACTTCATAGCCTCGATTTCTTGCAGCTTCCACCAAGGGCAGGCAATAATCGCAGCCCACTTTATATGTCTCACTGTTAATATGCAGatattttccatttccacaaccTGAAATCATATTAAAAAACACGAGATGATGAAAATTGTGCAAAGGAAAAGGTGAAGTCTTTTGCCTCGGTGGCCGAGTAAGCTGCTTTGTTGTCTACTTGTGATGGAAATCGACACACTTCTTTATTGGATTGACCTCTTATCTATGAAAGGTTCCACTACACATGGTGTATACGCAAGTCAGAAGCTTTTAAAGAGAAATCATTGAATTCATTGTCATGTCATAGATAGCTAAGGTTTTGCCTCTTTTCCTCTCAGCAACAGCACTACTCTATTCCATGGCTTCTCAGACTTTTTGTTCTCAAGCCTCACCAGGCAGTCCATGTTGGTgttggggcctcaccaacaaatgTATACTACCACTTCAAATATcgccatgtagtgcacataattTCCCAGGGCAGCAAGTAAATACTGTTCCACCTGTAGCAAACCAACACTGCAATACAAATATTGCTCCATCTTTAATATACTAACACTGTAGTACACCAATTAACACTGCTGCACCTGTAGGAAACCAACACCGCAGTATAGCatagcaataaatactgctccatctgttgTGACCCAATACCACATTGCAGCAATACATACAGCTTAACCTGTATAATCCAACTCCAGTGTGTAGGA is a window of Dendropsophus ebraccatus isolate aDenEbr1 chromosome 5, aDenEbr1.pat, whole genome shotgun sequence DNA encoding:
- the LOC138793490 gene encoding probable tRNA methyltransferase 9B, yielding MQALQMFNDIVRQTMEKEASRLERQHVHKVYEKIAPYFNDKRYKAWPKVQEFLLAQEPGSLIADIGCGNGKYLHINSETYKVGCDYCLPLVEAARNRGYEVMACDGLRLPYRDGCFDAVLSIAVIHHFSTKERRILAIKEMTRILKVGGQMMIYVWAMEQKRRKFKNQDLLIPWNMEPDTQNLSDKLRNSWQPDLKTISLNQRFNKVHTSAKQRTKSSSFLDHQPSLYQSDLHSSQFLAQSLDSGLNETPESKTSGQNHGSIFRRLYNLYIDITRGRNTISPRPSHFFKNYGEFVPNQVQKLENNTNGVVELLRSPTNNVTSWKSPDVELCNKIMNDLSVVPLPDLGSKYRQSTDPQVNLTNSGEHKTKIKRDSNQDHKMVSADHLQGVNNGCLRYYHIFKQGELSDLIEQCIPELRVVQTFFDHSNWCVIAEKIQLSKA